A window of the Bacteroides thetaiotaomicron VPI-5482 genome harbors these coding sequences:
- a CDS encoding RagB/SusD family nutrient uptake outer membrane protein yields MKKIYIILSFIIGIGFTLSSCSDYLDSDYLFDERMSIEDVFTSRAYSDKWLARAYFFLGDNHLLDVASKGYVPFCFADDMYFGDRDDRYKAWKNGEYNEGGLAGESAEIWNKCYKGIRQASIYLNNIDMNTEYTAEEIADNKAQAHFLKAYFYWIMLRLFGPVPIVPDQGIDYMEDYDAVAQPRNTYDECVTYITNELVLAAQALPLDRAIQEIARPTRGAALALRAKVLLYAASPLMNGQTPADIASELVDDQGNRLLPEAYDESKWAKAAAAAKDVIELNRYTLFVSYATDKGDIAFPATIAPPYHPEFSEQAWPNGWKDIDPFESYRAIFNGTVSAFENKELIFTRGQNTGDQSINNMVIHQLPRVAKGWNTHGLTQKQCDAYYMNDGTDCPGKDKEINRGDGSERMSGYVTKEDVEAGRYKPLSEGVSLQYANREPRFYASVAYNGDVWNLLNSNKNAGEPQNIQVFYYRGDGNGYTNSMFWLRTGIGVKKFVHPDDMGKGDNNEELIKKKVEPAIRYAEVLLIYAEALNELNGQYDIPSWDGNKTHIIKRDINEMKKGIRPIRIRAGVPDYTQEEYDDPIEFRKKLKRERQIELMGEGHRYFDLRRWLDAPVEESTPIYGCNTLATKEMADVFHTPVAVPSLPTTFSRKMWFWPINHTELKRNKRLTQNPGWTYPE; encoded by the coding sequence ATGAAGAAAATATACATTATTTTATCATTTATAATAGGGATAGGATTTACCCTCAGTTCATGTTCCGATTACTTGGACTCTGATTATCTATTTGATGAGCGTATGTCAATAGAAGATGTTTTTACAAGCAGAGCTTATTCTGACAAATGGCTGGCACGCGCATACTTCTTTTTGGGAGATAACCATCTTCTCGATGTAGCCAGTAAAGGATATGTTCCTTTCTGTTTTGCTGATGACATGTATTTCGGTGATCGAGATGACCGATATAAAGCATGGAAAAACGGTGAATATAACGAAGGAGGTTTAGCAGGAGAAAGTGCAGAAATCTGGAACAAATGTTATAAAGGCATTCGCCAAGCCTCTATATATTTGAACAATATAGACATGAATACGGAATATACAGCGGAAGAAATTGCTGACAACAAAGCACAAGCGCACTTTTTGAAAGCCTATTTCTACTGGATTATGTTGCGCTTGTTCGGTCCTGTTCCTATTGTGCCGGATCAAGGCATTGACTACATGGAAGATTATGATGCAGTAGCACAACCGCGTAATACGTATGACGAATGTGTGACCTATATCACAAATGAATTAGTTCTGGCTGCGCAAGCTCTCCCTTTAGACCGTGCAATACAAGAAATAGCTCGCCCCACCCGTGGTGCGGCATTAGCTCTTCGTGCCAAAGTTCTGCTATATGCTGCCAGCCCATTAATGAATGGACAAACGCCTGCTGATATTGCTTCAGAACTGGTAGATGATCAAGGTAATCGACTGTTACCAGAAGCTTACGATGAATCTAAGTGGGCGAAAGCTGCTGCCGCTGCCAAGGATGTGATAGAATTGAACCGTTACACGCTGTTTGTTTCTTATGCTACAGACAAAGGGGATATTGCATTTCCTGCAACGATTGCTCCTCCATACCACCCTGAATTCTCAGAACAAGCTTGGCCGAATGGGTGGAAAGACATCGATCCGTTCGAATCTTATCGTGCTATATTCAACGGAACAGTCAGTGCTTTTGAGAATAAAGAATTAATTTTTACCCGTGGGCAGAATACTGGTGACCAAAGCATTAATAACATGGTAATACATCAGCTACCACGTGTTGCTAAAGGATGGAATACACACGGACTTACACAGAAACAATGTGACGCATATTATATGAATGATGGAACTGATTGTCCCGGTAAAGATAAAGAAATCAACCGCGGTGACGGTTCGGAACGCATGTCCGGCTATGTGACGAAAGAAGACGTAGAAGCAGGTCGTTACAAACCTTTGTCAGAAGGCGTCTCTTTACAGTATGCTAATCGTGAGCCCCGTTTCTATGCTTCAGTAGCCTACAATGGTGATGTTTGGAATTTGTTGAACAGCAATAAAAATGCAGGAGAACCTCAAAACATACAAGTCTTCTATTACCGTGGAGACGGTAATGGGTATACAAACTCGATGTTTTGGTTACGCACCGGCATTGGAGTTAAAAAATTTGTACACCCGGATGATATGGGTAAAGGAGACAACAATGAAGAACTTATTAAAAAGAAAGTAGAACCGGCTATCCGTTATGCAGAAGTTCTGTTGATTTATGCCGAAGCATTGAACGAATTAAACGGGCAATACGACATACCTTCTTGGGATGGTAATAAGACTCATATAATCAAACGCGATATCAATGAAATGAAAAAAGGAATTCGTCCTATACGTATTCGTGCAGGAGTTCCTGATTATACCCAAGAAGAATATGATGACCCTATCGAATTCCGCAAAAAGTTAAAACGTGAACGTCAGATTGAATTGATGGGAGAAGGACATCGCTATTTTGATTTACGTCGTTGGCTAGATGCTCCGGTAGAAGAATCAACTCCAATTTATGGGTGTAACACTTTAGCAACTAAAGAAATGGCAGATGTATTCCATACACCGGTAGCAGTACCTTCATTACCAACAACCTTCTCACGCAAAATGTGGTTTTGGCCAATCAATCATACTGAATTAAAGCGCAACAAACGTTTAACTCAAAATCCAGGCTGGACTTATCCGGAATAA
- a CDS encoding IPT/TIG domain-containing protein, translating into MKMKSKTKSCCQYTQWVVLALLTLIFASCKDNDDATGDFDPNKPVVISEFSPKEGGLGTRMLLYGENFGSDISKIKVTIGGQDSKVVGAKGKSLYCVVPAKAYDGDIKLSILNDEGEEIANTEANEKFVYQKKMLVTTFLGTMYDGNTKYDLKDGPFDDCGGFGGAVWLSFDPKNHNHLYLVGEQHPTRLIDFEKEYVSTVYSGLSKVRTICWTHEADSMIITNDQNNNDRPNNYILTRESGFKVITELTKGQNCNGAETHPINGELYFNSWNAGQVFRYDFTTQETTPLFTIQDSGWEFHIQFHPSGNYAYIVVVNQHYILRSDYDWKTKRLTTPYIVCGQQGAKDWVDGVGKKARMHAPRQGTFVKNPAYKGSSDEYDFYFCDRENHCIRILTPQGRVTTFAGRGSNGTSGYNDGDLRQEARFNHPEGIVYDEERECFFIGDRENRRIRKIGYEE; encoded by the coding sequence ATGAAAATGAAAAGTAAGACCAAAAGTTGCTGTCAGTACACTCAATGGGTAGTACTGGCTTTACTTACACTTATCTTTGCAAGTTGCAAAGATAATGATGACGCAACAGGAGATTTTGATCCGAATAAGCCTGTTGTCATTTCTGAATTCAGTCCAAAAGAAGGAGGACTTGGAACCCGAATGCTCTTGTATGGAGAAAACTTCGGAAGTGATATTTCTAAAATAAAGGTAACTATCGGTGGACAAGACTCCAAAGTTGTAGGAGCAAAAGGAAAAAGCCTCTACTGTGTTGTGCCAGCTAAAGCTTATGATGGAGATATTAAATTAAGTATTCTCAACGATGAAGGTGAAGAAATTGCAAATACAGAAGCCAATGAGAAGTTTGTATATCAAAAGAAGATGCTTGTTACAACATTTCTAGGAACAATGTATGATGGAAACACCAAATATGATTTAAAAGATGGACCTTTTGATGATTGTGGTGGCTTTGGAGGTGCTGTTTGGTTGTCCTTTGATCCCAAAAATCACAATCATTTATATCTAGTGGGTGAACAGCACCCTACCCGTTTGATTGACTTTGAAAAAGAATATGTAAGTACCGTATATAGTGGATTAAGCAAAGTACGTACCATCTGCTGGACACATGAAGCTGACAGCATGATTATTACCAATGACCAAAATAATAATGATAGACCGAACAATTATATTCTTACACGTGAATCAGGATTCAAAGTTATAACAGAATTGACAAAAGGTCAAAACTGTAATGGTGCAGAAACTCATCCTATAAATGGAGAATTATATTTCAATTCATGGAATGCTGGTCAAGTGTTTCGATATGATTTTACAACTCAGGAAACTACCCCTTTGTTTACGATACAAGATAGTGGATGGGAGTTTCATATCCAATTCCACCCTAGCGGAAACTATGCATACATTGTAGTAGTTAATCAACATTACATCTTACGTTCTGATTATGACTGGAAGACAAAGCGCCTTACCACCCCATATATTGTTTGTGGTCAGCAGGGTGCCAAAGATTGGGTAGATGGAGTTGGTAAAAAAGCCCGCATGCATGCTCCCCGACAAGGTACATTCGTAAAGAATCCAGCATACAAAGGGAGCAGCGATGAATATGACTTTTATTTCTGTGATAGAGAAAACCACTGTATCCGTATCTTAACACCACAAGGTCGAGTAACGACATTTGCTGGTAGAGGCAGTAATGGAACTTCCGGATATAATGATGGTGATTTACGCCAAGAAGCACGCTTCAATCATCCTGAAGGAATCGTATACGATGAAGAAAGAGAATGTTTCTTTATAGGTGACCGTGAAAACCGCCGTATTCGCAAAATTGGCTACGAAGAATAA
- a CDS encoding DUF4973 domain-containing protein produces MKKIYYLLLAMTVLIVCASCNNEWESEQYVQMVSFKAPVNAQGVTPIYIRYKPEGKVTYQLPLIVSGSTMNSKDLNVHVGLDLDTLDVLNVEHFGSRKELFFKPLENKYYEFPETVQIPAGECTSLLPIDFALKDLDQVDKWVLPLAIQSNDPSHNYQANPRKFYRRAMLRISPFNDYSGQYSATAYKVYFKGNEKEAIVPEYHTSYVIDDKTIFFYAGLIDIDRLDRKYYKIKFEFTEEKIDLQTRKLKISSDNEDINLVVKGQPSYTVEEEMDATRPYLKHIYVTINNLEYEFTDYTSVPGYPLEYVVKGSLTMERKINTQIPDEDQAIEW; encoded by the coding sequence ATGAAAAAGATATATTATTTACTCTTAGCCATGACTGTACTGATAGTATGTGCGTCATGCAATAATGAATGGGAATCTGAACAATATGTGCAAATGGTATCTTTCAAGGCACCAGTCAACGCACAAGGAGTAACTCCTATTTACATACGTTACAAGCCGGAAGGGAAAGTAACATACCAACTCCCATTGATAGTCAGCGGGTCAACCATGAATTCCAAAGACTTGAATGTGCATGTAGGATTGGATCTTGACACATTGGATGTGTTGAATGTTGAACATTTCGGCAGCCGTAAAGAACTTTTCTTTAAACCGTTGGAAAACAAGTATTACGAGTTCCCGGAAACAGTACAGATACCGGCAGGCGAATGTACAAGCTTACTGCCTATCGATTTTGCCCTGAAAGATTTAGATCAGGTAGACAAATGGGTATTGCCGTTAGCTATTCAGAGCAACGATCCATCACACAACTACCAGGCCAATCCCCGCAAATTTTATAGGAGGGCGATGTTACGTATTTCCCCATTCAATGATTATTCCGGGCAATATAGTGCTACTGCGTATAAAGTATATTTTAAAGGAAACGAAAAAGAGGCTATAGTTCCGGAATACCATACTTCTTATGTAATAGATGACAAAACTATATTTTTCTATGCGGGCCTTATAGACATTGACCGCTTGGATCGGAAATATTACAAAATTAAATTTGAATTTACAGAAGAGAAAATAGATCTTCAAACACGTAAGCTGAAGATTTCTTCTGATAATGAGGACATAAATCTGGTAGTGAAAGGGCAACCTTCCTATACGGTTGAAGAAGAGATGGATGCTACACGACCTTACCTAAAACATATTTACGTAACAATCAACAATCTGGAATATGAGTTTACAGATTATACTTCAGTTCCGGGTTATCCGCTTGAATATGTTGTAAAGGGATCTCTAACGATGGAACGTAAAATAAATACTCAAATACCAGACGAAGATCAGGCAATTGAATGGTAA
- a CDS encoding SusC/RagA family TonB-linked outer membrane protein, with product MMKNFLFICMLLLGLSTSALAQESIVVTGVVTDTNKEPMIGVNVSISNIPGLGAITDLNGKYSIKMPPYHKLVFTYIGFEKVEVLVKEQRTVNVTMKEASAREIDEVVITGTGAQKKLTVTGAITNVDVDVLKANPSGSMANALAGNVPGILAMQTSGKPGSVSEFWIRGISTFGASNSALVLVDGFERSLDEINVEDVESFSVLKDASATAIYGSKGANGVVLITTKHGKAGKINISAKAETFYNMLTQVPDFVDGYTYASMANEAKITRNLEPLYKADELEIFRLGLDPDLYPNVNWIDELLRKGSWSTRATLSMNGGGNTARYYVSGSYLDQQGMYKVDKALKDYNTNANFRRWNYRMNVDIDITKSTLLKVGVSGSLQKANDSGVGSDAIWTALMGYNAIMVPKLYSNGYVPAYGNDNGDRFNPWVQATMTGYRENWKNNIQTNVTLEQKLDFITKGLRFVGRFGYDTENNNWINRRKWPEQWKAKRFRATDGTLDYDRVAEERKMFQESGSDGLRNEFFEAELHYSRGFKHHHLGGTLKYNQSSKIKTVGLGDDLKQGIARRNQGLAGRFTYNWNYRYFIDFNFGYTGSENFAAGHRFGFFPAISGAWNIAEESLIKKHLKWMNMFKIRYSYGKVGNDNLGNTRFPYLYDIETMTKKDGDKTVDTGGYNFGDYTFDRYYGGMRYSSLSSPNVTWEIATKHDLGIDFSFFNDKLSGSVDYFNEKREGIYMLREYLPGIVGLESNPSANVGKVTSEGFDGHFTFRQKLGAVGLTIRSNITYSKNEIVDRDEENNYYWYKMQKGHRVNQARGLISLGLFKDYDDIRNSPVQDFDGYKVMPGDIKYKDVNGDGKIDGNDQVAIGATTKPNLIYGFGIAANWKGLDVNLHFQGAGKSTYFIDGSTVHMFKLGDGWGNVLSEMANSNRWISADISGDPATENPNAEYPRLSYGPNSNNYQQSTYWLRNGSYLRLKTVEVGYTLPTQLVNKVHFNTVRIFFVGTNLLTWSAFKLWDPEMGSTDGKRYPLSKNLSLGISVNL from the coding sequence ATGATGAAAAACTTTTTATTTATATGCATGTTGTTGCTTGGACTTTCTACCAGTGCTTTGGCACAAGAAAGCATTGTAGTAACAGGTGTCGTAACTGATACAAATAAAGAGCCCATGATTGGGGTTAATGTATCAATAAGTAATATACCCGGCTTAGGTGCCATTACTGATTTGAATGGAAAATACAGTATTAAAATGCCACCCTACCACAAATTGGTATTTACTTATATAGGCTTTGAAAAAGTAGAAGTATTAGTCAAAGAGCAACGAACTGTCAATGTCACAATGAAAGAAGCAAGTGCTAGAGAGATTGACGAGGTGGTAATCACGGGTACCGGTGCCCAAAAGAAGTTGACTGTAACAGGTGCTATTACTAATGTGGATGTAGATGTCTTAAAAGCAAATCCCTCAGGTTCTATGGCTAATGCCCTGGCAGGTAATGTACCGGGCATCTTAGCGATGCAAACTTCCGGAAAGCCGGGTAGTGTTTCTGAATTCTGGATCCGTGGTATTTCAACTTTCGGAGCCAGTAATTCCGCATTAGTTCTCGTTGACGGATTCGAACGTAGTCTGGATGAAATAAATGTAGAAGATGTCGAATCTTTTTCCGTATTAAAAGATGCATCAGCTACTGCTATTTACGGTTCCAAAGGTGCAAATGGAGTAGTATTAATCACAACCAAACACGGTAAAGCCGGGAAAATTAATATCAGTGCAAAAGCGGAAACGTTCTACAATATGCTCACCCAAGTTCCTGACTTTGTAGATGGATACACATATGCTTCCATGGCAAATGAAGCTAAAATCACACGTAATCTTGAGCCGCTATATAAAGCGGACGAATTGGAAATATTCCGTTTAGGACTAGATCCTGATTTATATCCCAATGTTAATTGGATAGATGAATTACTACGAAAAGGTTCATGGAGCACTCGTGCCACACTAAGCATGAACGGTGGTGGTAATACAGCACGATACTATGTATCAGGAAGCTATCTTGACCAACAAGGTATGTACAAAGTAGATAAAGCTTTGAAAGATTACAATACAAATGCAAATTTCCGTCGTTGGAATTACCGCATGAATGTAGATATAGACATCACTAAATCAACTCTATTAAAAGTCGGTGTTTCAGGTTCATTACAAAAGGCCAATGATTCAGGAGTTGGCAGTGATGCTATTTGGACAGCTCTTATGGGATATAATGCCATTATGGTTCCTAAATTATATTCTAATGGATACGTACCAGCCTATGGAAATGACAATGGAGATCGCTTTAATCCATGGGTTCAAGCTACAATGACTGGTTATCGGGAAAACTGGAAGAATAATATCCAGACTAATGTAACCTTAGAGCAGAAACTTGATTTCATCACCAAAGGACTTAGATTCGTGGGACGCTTCGGATATGACACAGAAAATAACAACTGGATTAACCGCAGAAAATGGCCGGAACAGTGGAAGGCAAAACGTTTCCGCGCAACAGACGGAACCCTCGATTATGACCGTGTAGCTGAAGAAAGAAAGATGTTTCAAGAGAGCGGTTCCGATGGCCTTAGAAATGAATTCTTTGAAGCAGAGTTACATTATAGCCGAGGATTCAAACATCATCATCTAGGAGGAACATTAAAATATAACCAGTCTTCAAAAATAAAAACGGTAGGCCTTGGAGATGATCTTAAACAAGGTATTGCCAGACGTAATCAAGGATTGGCAGGACGATTTACCTATAACTGGAATTATCGTTATTTCATTGATTTCAATTTCGGATATACCGGTTCGGAGAATTTCGCAGCAGGACATCGGTTTGGTTTCTTCCCTGCCATCTCAGGAGCTTGGAACATAGCTGAGGAGTCTTTGATAAAAAAACATCTTAAATGGATGAACATGTTCAAAATTCGATATTCATACGGTAAAGTAGGTAACGACAATTTGGGAAATACTCGTTTCCCCTACCTTTATGATATTGAAACAATGACTAAAAAAGATGGTGACAAAACTGTAGACACTGGTGGATACAACTTTGGAGATTACACGTTTGACAGATATTATGGTGGTATGCGCTATTCTTCTTTATCTTCGCCTAACGTTACATGGGAAATTGCAACAAAGCATGACCTCGGTATTGACTTCTCTTTTTTCAATGACAAATTATCCGGTTCTGTTGACTATTTTAATGAGAAACGCGAAGGAATCTATATGTTACGCGAATATTTGCCGGGGATAGTCGGTTTAGAAAGTAATCCTAGTGCCAATGTTGGAAAAGTGACTTCTGAAGGTTTTGACGGACATTTCACTTTCCGCCAGAAACTGGGAGCTGTTGGCTTAACAATACGTAGTAATATCACTTATAGCAAAAATGAAATAGTAGATAGAGATGAAGAAAACAACTACTACTGGTATAAAATGCAAAAAGGACATCGTGTAAATCAAGCAAGAGGATTGATATCTTTAGGGTTGTTTAAAGACTATGATGATATCCGTAATAGTCCGGTACAAGATTTCGATGGTTATAAAGTAATGCCTGGTGATATTAAATATAAAGACGTGAATGGTGATGGTAAAATTGACGGTAATGACCAAGTCGCAATCGGTGCAACGACCAAACCTAATCTTATTTATGGATTCGGAATAGCTGCAAACTGGAAAGGTCTAGATGTGAATCTGCACTTTCAGGGAGCCGGAAAATCAACTTATTTTATCGATGGCTCAACAGTCCATATGTTCAAGTTGGGAGATGGCTGGGGAAATGTCCTGTCAGAGATGGCTAATTCCAATCGTTGGATTTCAGCAGATATATCTGGTGATCCAGCTACAGAGAATCCGAATGCTGAATATCCCCGACTATCCTACGGACCTAATTCTAATAACTATCAGCAATCTACTTATTGGTTACGCAACGGGTCTTATCTACGTTTAAAGACTGTAGAAGTAGGGTATACGCTACCAACCCAGCTGGTAAATAAGGTACATTTTAACACTGTCCGTATCTTCTTTGTTGGCACCAATTTACTCACATGGTCTGCATTCAAATTATGGGACCCGGAAATGGGAAGTACGGATGGAAAGAGATATCCGCTCAGCAAAAATTTATCTTTAGGAATATCCGTTAATTTATAA
- a CDS encoding Gfo/Idh/MocA family protein yields MKHTQISRREFLKNIGMTGAGVLLAASPWLSAFSEAVNTSNEKCRLGVIGPGSRGRFLMSFLVQNPKVDIVALCDIYQPSIDEALKLAPKAKVYGDYRELLENNNIDAILVATPLSSHCKIVMDAFDAGKHVFCEKTIGFTMEECFRMYNKHRSTGKIFFTGQQRLFDPRYIKAMEMIHAGTFGEINAIRTFWYRNGDWRRPVPSANLERQINWRLYKEYSKGLMTELACHQLQIGSWALNKLPEKVMGHGAITYWKDGREVYDNVSCLYVFDDGVKMTFDSVISNQFYGLEEQIMGNLGTVEPEKGKYYFESIPPAPGFLQMINDWENKLFDTLPFAGTSWAPETANENKGELILGERPKSDGTSLLLEAFVEAVITRKQPARIAEEGYYASMLCLLGHQALQEEKTLYFPDEYKINYLNHQSKTSEAV; encoded by the coding sequence ATGAAACATACGCAAATTAGCAGAAGAGAGTTTCTGAAGAATATCGGAATGACCGGAGCTGGAGTTCTTCTTGCAGCAAGTCCCTGGCTTTCTGCCTTTTCAGAAGCCGTGAACACCTCCAATGAAAAATGTCGTTTGGGGGTTATTGGACCAGGCTCACGAGGTCGCTTCCTTATGAGCTTTTTAGTCCAAAATCCTAAAGTTGATATCGTAGCACTTTGCGATATTTACCAGCCTTCGATAGATGAAGCATTGAAGCTTGCTCCCAAAGCAAAAGTATATGGTGACTATCGTGAGCTATTGGAAAACAACAACATAGATGCTATACTTGTAGCGACTCCTCTCAGTTCGCACTGTAAAATTGTAATGGATGCTTTTGATGCCGGTAAACATGTATTCTGTGAAAAAACAATTGGTTTTACAATGGAAGAATGTTTCCGTATGTACAATAAACATCGTAGTACGGGAAAAATATTCTTCACAGGTCAACAGCGTCTGTTCGATCCTCGTTATATCAAAGCTATGGAAATGATTCATGCCGGCACATTTGGAGAAATAAATGCGATCCGCACATTCTGGTACAGAAATGGAGACTGGAGACGCCCAGTTCCTTCTGCTAATTTAGAACGACAAATTAACTGGCGACTCTATAAAGAGTATTCAAAAGGACTAATGACGGAACTGGCCTGCCATCAATTACAAATAGGAAGTTGGGCATTGAATAAACTCCCAGAGAAAGTGATGGGACATGGAGCTATTACATACTGGAAAGACGGTCGGGAAGTATACGACAATGTAAGTTGCCTATATGTATTCGATGATGGCGTAAAAATGACATTCGATTCTGTTATTTCCAATCAATTTTATGGTTTGGAAGAGCAAATCATGGGAAATCTCGGAACTGTTGAACCAGAAAAAGGTAAATATTACTTTGAAAGTATCCCGCCGGCACCCGGTTTTCTGCAAATGATAAACGATTGGGAAAATAAATTATTTGACACTCTGCCTTTCGCAGGTACCAGTTGGGCTCCGGAAACGGCTAACGAAAACAAAGGAGAATTAATCCTCGGAGAACGTCCTAAGAGCGATGGCACTTCTTTGTTATTGGAAGCTTTTGTAGAAGCTGTTATTACTCGCAAACAACCCGCAAGAATCGCGGAAGAAGGATATTATGCGAGTATGCTCTGCCTATTGGGTCACCAAGCGTTACAGGAAGAAAAAACACTATATTTCCCTGATGAATACAAAATTAATTATCTGAATCATCAATCAAAAACATCCGAAGCAGTATGA
- a CDS encoding Gfo/Idh/MocA family oxidoreductase → MVTRRDFLKTMTMASAGLAAGAGEILNAQTLSSSKNKNEKVKIAYVGIGNRGQQIIEDFARTGMVEVVALCDVDMGAKHTQKVIGMYPKAKQFRDFRQMFDKAGKEFDAVAIATPDHSHFPISMLALASGKHVYVEKPLARTFYEAELLMQAALKRPNLATQVGNQGHSEANYFQFKAWMDAGIIKDVTAVTAHMNNVRRWHKWDTNIYKLPSGQQLPKDMDWDTWLGAVPYHEYNEKYHQGEWRCWYDFGMGALGDWGAHILDTVHEFLELGLPYEVTLLHEKGHNDYFFPYSSTILFRFPQRKGMPPVDITWYDGLDNLPPIPAGYGVSGLDPNIPTTNQGDVPAAKLNPGKIIYTKDLTFKGGSHGSTLSIIPEEKAKEMADKLPQIPKSPSNHFENFLLACNGIEKTRSPFEINGVLSQVFSLGVMAQRLNTQLFFDSRTKQITNNEFANAMLTGIPPRKGWDEFYKL, encoded by the coding sequence ATGGTAACACGAAGAGATTTCCTGAAAACAATGACAATGGCTTCTGCCGGACTGGCAGCAGGAGCTGGTGAAATATTGAATGCACAAACATTGTCATCTTCAAAAAACAAAAACGAAAAAGTGAAGATAGCTTATGTAGGTATCGGTAACCGCGGGCAGCAAATTATTGAAGATTTTGCCCGGACCGGCATGGTAGAAGTAGTTGCCCTCTGTGATGTAGACATGGGTGCCAAACATACACAAAAGGTAATAGGCATGTATCCCAAAGCAAAACAGTTCAGAGACTTCCGCCAGATGTTTGATAAAGCGGGAAAAGAATTTGATGCCGTTGCAATTGCTACACCAGATCACTCTCATTTTCCGATTAGCATGCTAGCTTTGGCATCTGGCAAACACGTATATGTAGAAAAGCCGTTAGCACGTACTTTCTATGAAGCGGAACTTTTGATGCAAGCAGCGCTCAAACGTCCTAATCTGGCTACACAAGTAGGAAACCAAGGACATTCTGAAGCAAACTACTTCCAGTTCAAAGCTTGGATGGATGCCGGAATTATTAAAGACGTGACCGCCGTCACTGCACACATGAATAACGTACGGCGTTGGCATAAATGGGATACAAACATTTATAAACTCCCCTCAGGACAGCAACTTCCGAAAGACATGGATTGGGATACATGGCTCGGCGCTGTTCCATATCATGAATACAATGAAAAATATCATCAGGGAGAATGGCGCTGTTGGTATGACTTCGGAATGGGAGCTTTAGGAGACTGGGGAGCACATATTCTGGATACCGTTCATGAGTTTTTGGAATTAGGATTGCCCTATGAAGTAACTTTATTGCATGAAAAAGGGCATAATGATTATTTCTTTCCTTATTCTTCCACTATTCTTTTCCGCTTCCCACAACGCAAAGGGATGCCACCCGTAGATATCACCTGGTATGACGGACTAGACAACCTCCCTCCTATTCCTGCCGGTTACGGAGTATCAGGATTAGACCCTAATATCCCCACGACTAACCAAGGAGATGTTCCGGCCGCCAAATTGAATCCTGGAAAGATCATTTATACAAAAGACCTGACATTTAAAGGAGGAAGTCATGGAAGTACCTTATCCATCATTCCCGAAGAAAAAGCCAAAGAGATGGCAGACAAGCTACCCCAAATACCAAAGAGCCCGTCCAATCATTTCGAGAATTTTTTATTGGCATGTAACGGTATAGAAAAAACACGTTCTCCATTCGAAATCAATGGAGTGCTAAGTCAGGTATTCTCACTTGGTGTAATGGCTCAACGCCTCAACACTCAGCTGTTCTTCGACAGCCGTACCAAACAAATTACAAATAACGAGTTTGCCAATGCAATGCTGACAGGGATACCTCCACGCAAAGGTTGGGACGAATTTTATAAATTATAA